The following coding sequences are from one Eucalyptus grandis isolate ANBG69807.140 chromosome 11, ASM1654582v1, whole genome shotgun sequence window:
- the LOC104424516 gene encoding photosystem I reaction center subunit III, chloroplastic encodes MSLTIPTNLSKPIAAPKLSPSKSVRPAATLIRCSSSSPEQGSASTSAASPLQAFSAALALSSILLSAPQPAAADIAGLTPCKESKQFAKREKQQLKKLESSLKLYAPDSAPALALKATMEKTKRRFDNYGKQGLLCGTDGLPHLIVSGDQRHWGEFITPGILFLYIAGWIGWVGRSYLIAIRDEKKPTQKEIIIDVPLASRLVFRGFSWPIAAYRELVNGELIAKDV; translated from the coding sequence ATGTCGCTCACCATCCCCACCAATCTCTCCAAGCCCATCGCCGCCCCGAAGCTCAGCCCCTCCAAGTCAGTCAGGCCGGCCGCCACCCTCATaagatgctcctcctcctcccctgaGCAGGGCTCCGCCTCCACCTCGGCGGCGTCGCCTCTCCAGGCCTTCTCCGCCGCGCTCGCCCTCTCCTCCATCCTCCTCTCGGCGCCGCAGCCCGCGGCCGCCGACATCGCGGGGCTGACCCCGTGCAAGGAGTCGAAGCAGTTCGCGAAGCGGGAGAAGCAGCAGCTCAAGAAGCTGGAGTCGTCGCTGAAGCTGTACGCCCCCGACAGCGCCCCGGCCCTGGCCCTCAAGGCCACCATGGAGAAGACGAAGCGGCGGTTCGACAACTACGGCAAGCAGGGGCTGCTGTGCGGCACCGACGGGCTCCCCCACCTGATCGTGAGCGGGGACCAGCGGCACTGGGGCGAGTTCATCACCCCGGGCATCCTCTTCCTCTACATCGCCGGGTGGATCGGGTGGGTCGGCCGGAGCTACCTCATCGCCATCCGCGACGAGAAGAAGCCCACCCAGAAGGAGATCATCATCGACGTCCCCCTCGCCTCCCGCCTCGTCTTCCGTGGCTTCAGCTGGCCCATCGCCGCTTACAGAGAGCTCGTCAACGGCGAGCTCATCGCCAAGGACGTCTAA
- the LOC108955917 gene encoding uncharacterized protein At4g00950-like: MANSLEELNDKQDRDPSGGGDGDGGDAGSDLTAPKLSLFSLPRKALEPPGTLTPPLHSKVVSVPFKWEEAPGKPRPCGHAASEQNPEPKPAAASGCLDLPPRLLNDAARVAAAPSSTAAHDGPNHVGRALSFRRLGGSFRSPESCSKRDIRERVTFGSTRWGFHGKERSSRVVEGSPGISFSVLFGGGGGGGGGGEESVTKVKITRVSRRRSFFTLSQTKSHLWASIYGGLKQVVPWRRSQDKQLPKGQ; the protein is encoded by the exons ATGGCAAATTCACTAGAAGAGCTGAACGATAAGCAAGACCGGGAcccgagcggcggcggcgacggcgacggtggcgatGCCGGAAGCGACCTCACCGCTCCCAAGCTCTCCCTATTCTCGCTCCCCCGGAAGGCGCTCGAGCCGCCGGGGACGCTGACGCCGCCGCTCCACTCGAAGGTGGTCTCCGTGCCGTTCAAGTGGGAGGAGGCCCCCGGCAAGCCCAGGCCCTGCGGCCACGCCGCCTCCGAGCAAAACCCTGAGCCCAagcccgccgccgcctccgggTGCCTGGACCTCCCTCCGAGGCTCCTCAACGACGCCGCCAGAGTCGCCGCCGCGCCGTCCTCGACCGCCGCGCACGACGGGCCTAACCACGTGGGCCGGGCGCTGTCGTTCAGGAGGCTGGGCGGGTCGTTCCGGAGCCCCGAGAGCTGCAGCAAGAGGGACATAAGGGAGAGGGTAACGTTCGGATCGACGCGGTGGGGGTTCCACGGCAAGGAGAGAAGCAGCCGGGTCGTGGAGGGCAGCCCCGGGATCTCCTTCTCGGTGCTCTTCGGCggtggaggcggcggcggcggtggcggcgaagAGAGCGTCACGAAGGTGAAGATCACGAGAGTgagcaggaggaggagcttcttcactctctctcaGACCAAGTCGCACTTGTGG GCAAGCATTTACGGAGGATTGAAGCAGGTGGTCCCATGGCGACGCAGTCAAGATAAGCAGCTTCCAAAGGGTCAGTAG
- the LOC104424517 gene encoding protein ABIL2 → MGMMTASSFPITHEASNYDEVSMQQSLLFSNSLKDLRSLRTQLYSAAEYFEMSYTNDDQKQIVVETLRDYAIKALVNTVDHLGSVTYKVNDLLDEKVDEVSGTEFRVSCIEQRLRTCQEYIDHEGRSEQSLVIDTPKFHKRYILPVGETMHGSDGSKLKYGCSLDDEDDWHQFKHAIRATIRETPTQSIPSKGRSPLPSPRAPQRSGTFSFTSTAPKKELDKRTVSPNRFPLLRSGSLSSRQVTPNSSRPTTPNPSRPTTPNLSIVGRQYPSEARKSSSMRLHAEKENGKDIDQHPSKSKRLLKALLSRRKSKKDDMLYTYLDEY, encoded by the exons ATGGGAATGATGACAGCATCTTCATTTCCAATCACTCACGAAGCTTCAAATTATGATGAGGTCTCTATGCAGCAGAGCTTGCTCTTCTCGAATAGTCTCAAG GATTTAAGAAGTCTAAGGACACAACTATACTCAGCAGCTGAGTACTTTGAAATGTCATATACCAATGATGACCAAAAACAAAT AGTGGTAGAAACATTAAGAGATTATGCCATAAAAGCTCTTGTGAATACTGTGGATCACTTAGGTTCTGTTACTTACAAGGTTAATGATCTCCTTGATGAAAAGGTTGACGAGGTTTCTGGCACAGAGTTTCGTGTATCTTGCATTGAGCAG AGACTTCGAACATGCCAAGAGTATATAGATCATGAGGGCCGCTCTGAGCAGTCTCTGGTTATCGATACCCCCAAGTTCCACAAGCGATATATTTTGCCAG TTGGAGAGACAATGCATGGCTCTGATGGTAGTAAATTGAAGTATGGTTGCAGCCTGGATGATGAGGATGACTGGCATCAGTTTAAACATG CCATCCGAGCCACCATAAGAGAAACTCCTACTCAATCTATTCCCAG TAAAGGTCGCTCTCCATTACCATCTCCTCGAGCTCCTCAGCGATCTGGAACGTTTTCCTTTACCTCCACTGCACCTAAAAAAGAATTAG ATAAACGGACTGTATCACCAAACCGATTCCCACTCTTGCGCTCTGGATCGCTCTCGAGCAGACAGGTGACTCCGAACTCAAGTCGGCCTACTACCCCCAACCCAAGTAGGCCAACCACTCCAAATCTTTCTATTGTAGGTCGTCAA TATCCTTCAGAGGCGAGAAAATCTTCTTCAATGCGATTGCATGCTGAGAAGGAGAATGGTAAGGACATCGATCAACACCCCAGCAAAAGTAAACGTCTACTCAAGGCTTTGCTTAGTCGCCGCAAGTCAAAGAAGGATGACATGCTATATACATACTTGGATGAATATTGA
- the LOC104424518 gene encoding uncharacterized protein LOC104424518, giving the protein MAAQPKTPWEFSCELQVDFESDEKASMVYATLAVDKELQPDKVKKNMSVSDGKLSVRFEAVEARFLRASFSSFVDALTLATKTIEEFGGMVL; this is encoded by the exons ATGGCTGCCCAACCGAAAACCCCATGGGAATTCAGCtg TGAATTGCAAGTGGATTTTGAGTCTGATGAGAAAGCTTCCATGGTTTATGCAACATTAGCTGTCGATAAAGAG TTGCAACCAGACAAAGTGAAGAAGAACATGTCGGTTTCTGATGGAAAGCTTTCAGT ACGGTTCGAGGCAGTTGAGGCAAGATTTCTTCGAGCGTCGTTCAGCTCCTTTGTTGATGCGCTAACACTTGCCACAAAAACCATTGAAGAATTTGGAGGAATGGTGTTGTGA